The Gossypium arboreum isolate Shixiya-1 chromosome 4, ASM2569848v2, whole genome shotgun sequence DNA segment AGGAAAAATTGGACTAAATACCTAGGGTTTGGGAACCTTAAGGGAGTGCATGGTAATTTACCCTTGCTACTGAAAGTAAAAGGAAATGGAGGAGGATTTGGGCAACTCAAACTTGGGTATGCAAGGGGGAAACAAGCGTGTTAACCATTAGGTTTAAGGCCTATTTCTTATTTAGGTTTTGCtcctaataatatttattttagtgtGGTTTTTATCCTATGTtactgaaaataaaagaaaacgaaATGAGAAAGGAATGACTTGAACCTAAGATCTCTAAAGAGTGCATAAACTACTTAATCATCAAGCCTAATTCATTTCTTAGTTAATTACTTCCATTAACCCCCTATATTTTGGGCGTGACATTTCCTAACCTAATAGTAAGTATAGATATACAAATGATGAAAATAATAAAGtgtgtataataaaattaaaatgtacaaaaaatattaaaataaagctttAATTGAGTAGTAAGTTTAaagtattattaatataattgatTCAACTTCAAattctattttatgtatatttttattagttttaaataaaaaaaattaaagcaccatcgaataatataatttattttaattacgaaaAGGCATCTCCGTAATTTCCCTAACTCATCACCTTTAATTGGGTCACCAACTCAGTcaagaatttaaataataatatagatataatataaatatttactaattaaagataaatttaaataaatttaaagcgCTGAATGCTAATGTGTCTCTTCATAAtgctaaaattaattttaattgatatataattttgatattaattaaataataaataatctaaaatactaaatatattttatcactaataaataataaatcattaattaataattaattttcataagaGTCCTTTTAAGTGCTATAAGTGTTGCCAtttgaatatattattttatttaaaattattattaaatatcaatttaataatataataaataataaaaagtgaTTTTGTCTATTGAAAAGTTTCTCTCGAACTTgtgatttttacatcatgtgttgcatataaatatacatatttaattatttttaacaaacatatttttgtttatataattaatatatgtaaTCATTATTACAAGATAACATATAAAACAATCTAAGATATTGTATCTgtataattttctttaaaaattaacATGTTGCATATTCATAGTTTCTATTCttcaatatttattaatttgatcTCTGAAAatcaatataaataaattataaattataataatgaaAAATTACTAATAAGatgattaaaattattttttattttatagagaataacttaataaaaattataattattgttttatattaataatcatttatcttatttatttgagaaataaatgtgaaagtagAAAACTGCATGCAGAATTAAAGTACTTTCATTATTATCATAcagtaattaataaataatatatgtaatatttatgtataatttatttaagggtttttattattttaatttattcatttagatTAATGACTCCATAGTTAATTAATATtacttttttaatattataaaataattagtaatatattaataaattatcatTCTAATGTATATTTATTAATGTAACAATGGGTTCAAATAATTTTAGGTAAAAAAAAGTATTTTCAATTCAAAACTAACtttaaattttatgtatatatatatatatatatatatatatatatatatatattaattttaattttagtctcGCATGCATTCTAcgtgattttaaattttaaaacttataatataataaaaacaattaaaacatagcaattattttattaatttaaatattataataaaatcctaattatttttaaagtattaaaatatcctatttattattaaattatttgtacaaTACTAAAAATAGATTTATTATAAATTCCTACTCTATGCTTTTCAACTTTCAATTTAAGAAATAAATGGAAGTGAATATATAAATTATCATGTTCACTTTTTTGTCAATTTATCTTACTTTTAAttagtataatgataaatttagtcttcaatatttatatattttatcaatttaatattaattttaaaaatcagaaaatttaactctcaaacatttacacattctatcaaaaaaatttaaaaataaaaatatataaacttaaaaaatctaaatatataaaattaaaatatattaaaaaatatcaaTACATCAGCCGGATCTCCACAGAAGCAATGGGAGGTTCAAGTTTATCCCCACATGCTGAATTGAAGGATCCGATTCAGGATTTGATAAAGTATCAAACATCTTCCAGTCCCACAGCCTCACCCTCTCATCATATGTGTCCCCACCAacattaagattttattttattttattttaaaaaacataCTTGAGatatttttttaacattaattttattttatatttttattatatctgttttttatataaatatatattgcgCTTTAGCATATTCAAACTCATATTTTCTTGCATTGACAATAATGTCAATATCAATCGAACTAAGACTCAATCCGCTTGAgtcttttttaatttataatattttgaatttttttttttagtttttagatAATGTTTTATAATAGGGACTTCAGCTCCCTTTCGATTATAAATGAATCATGATGAGATTCAAcatgttataattattttttcaTTGATAAGAAAAATTGTTTGGAAAACATTTAATGAAATCACAGGAGATTACTCTCACCGCACCACACCCTTATTTACATGAGAGgtgaataaatatataaatttctatgaattaattataaataaaagataaataataaataataagttctaatttaattaataaaatctaatacgaaatatatttttaaagtatattttatatacataattTAGTATCTTTAATGGTCATTTTAATTCTCATATCACTGTTAAAATTATGTTAAAGCATATCTCattattgattttaatttcacTACCATTGTTGTTTTTAATCTCATAAAAGGGAACCTAAATTAACAAAATGTGTACATGATGAaagctaaatttgttaatttttttagaatcaaACCCAAATTGACATAAGATGTAAATCTCGaaggctaaatttatcattataccaaAAAAAAGATAAATTGACAAAAAGAGTGAACATCATAATTAATTATACTTAATTACTCACTTTTGAAATTGATAAAGACTAAATTGCTTCAATTTTAGAAAAACTGATTTACTCAAATATCAAACTTGAAAAAGACCGAAGAATTCCATTTACCAAGGACTTGCATTGTTTTCAAGTATCTAATCCTAATCCAAACCTTGGGCAACTCCATCTCTCACTCGATGATGATGATATGTTTagttgaattattatttttttcacatgttttaattattgattaattataaattaattacaaTTGGTAATTTTTAGCTATTCAAGGGAAAATTTTTCACTTATTTTGAAGAAgtattatttttacaaaatttttactTAATCTTTCTAATGtactaattattttttattttatatctaaaaatAGTAAAACATGTGTTAAATGAACTTTTTGCTCGTGCTATTATAATAGTAACTAAAAATAGCATAAATTATTACCTTTTATTGAAACAATAACAGCTATCGTAACAGAACAAATTAGTCCACTAACAAAGCTTATACAGTCTTAAAAAAACATTCACAATGATTACACAATACAACCATCCTCATCATCATTCCATCAACCTCTTCATAACCAATTTGAGAACAGCAGGTGCATCAACTGTGACTGCCACCTTCACCGATGGTTGATTAGACCACTCCGTAATTTCAGCAAACCTGCTCAAATGCATCCCACTCAATAATGAACAATCATACATCATTACAGAATTTGAAGGGTACAACTGCATGTCTACACGTTATATCTACTTTATCTCCTATCCAAGACAAGCACAACATCACTGCATAGAAAAAGCTTTCATATACAATTGATTTCCTTTACTTTGTATCACTTCATCCAGCAGCTTATTCCATTTTCAAACATTATAAGTCATGGCTTAATAAGAGAATCCTGAAACTGACAAGTCATGATACTGTAAAGCTTATTACTCTTTCTCTGCAGTCAAGTGTGGCTCAAATAGGGCCTTTGTTAAGTTACTCAAAGGAGTCGGTTTTCTTTATTTACAAATTATGCTTAACAGTTTTTTTCGACTACTAGCTGCTGCAATTAAATATTCTAATAAAGCTCATTTAGTTTCCTTCAGTTCCAATACACACAAAAAATATCTAACCTCTTCTGCTTGTTGTATAATAGTGTTAGTCCCCGTGTGATGCCATTTGTTTGAACTCTGACAGCACCCTCCACGTAGGTGATAAGTGAAGGATTAATGGCTGCAAGCATGGCTGTTGGGTCATGAAGGTACACACCTGCAGAATGGTAGTGAATAAATTAGAAAGTTCACGGTTCAGCAGAAATCCCTTAACCATTTCCAGCAGACGAACCTTTAGTGCTATATGCATCatgatgataattgaagtacacCTCTAGTATCTTCAACAAGTACTGAGCAAATTTTCCATTTGAACTAGCCAATGTTTCACGGTCAGAATCTAAAATATGACAagtgtaattaaaaaaaaaacaggtGGAAActcaaaagaaagaataaaaaaatgagGAAAGAAGTTCCAGAAATTAAAATTGTAAGGTGTTCATATAGACCTATAGATAATAGAATAATCCTCGCTAAcaatatattgaaaaagatagagaaATAGCCAAAATGAGTACCTGTCAAAACAACTTGATGAGTTACATTTATCCCCACAGCCAAAACATCTGCTCCACTTGTGAACACAATATCTGCAGCATCTGGATCACCAAAGATCTGTCATTCAATTCAGCATTTGGAACAAGATGTAAGACAGAGTGTATGCAGCCATGACAATACCATGCAAAAACATTGAagcatcaaaaattcaaataaaaggTTTAGTTTTTCCTTTTATGAACACCATCTTCAACTGTTGAAATCATATGAACACCTAACATCTTAAGAAGTAAAAGTTATATCAGGTAGaaagaactttttttttttttttgaaagaaggTAGAAAGAACTTGAAAAGGTTAAGAAGAGCATATATTCTTCCAACAATTGCTATTTTTTTATGCAAGTTAGAAAGGTTAAAATAtattgtgaaaaaaaaaaaaactaacctgATAAATTAAAAGTGTTGGAGACAGCAAAATAGATACCAAAATTTTGAGAAACTTACATTGGCCTCGGCTGCTGGATTCACATTTCCATTTACTGCAAAAGCACCACCAAGAAGAACAATCTGCCCAATGTTTTTAACAAACGATGGATCTTGTTGAATAGCCTGCTCAATATAGAATCTAAAACGAAATATTAGAGATGTCATTTAAAAAGAAAAGTATGCCACAATAGTAGAAATGATCAAGAATCGGACCAGTGCAATATTTGTTAGGGGCCCCAATGCCACCACAGTGACCTTCCCAGGATAGAGGTTTGCTTGCTCAACAAGGAAATCAGTAGCTGACATGTCAATAGGCTTTCCTTCCGGGGGAGGGAAATTTTGATTGCCAAGCCCATCAGCACCATGGACAAAATCAGCAACACGAAGTTTTGTACCTTTCTGGGTGCAAAACTAATCGTCAGTTTAATTAGAATGACACTATCATAGAAGTCACTGAACATTGTTAATAAATATACACACATTTATGTGCGCCCAAAATCCAAAAGTTGAATGACATTCGTGATTCACCATCATTCAAGCTGTCTTCCATAATCAAAATACCATAAAATATACCACATCCATTTCTGCAGAAACTAAAATTCAAGTTCAGAAAGCCTAATGTCCTATGCGTATACAGCTAAAGAAACAACATAATCACTTTCAATACCAGCCATGAATCTAATTGCTCTTACGCCTTTGAACAACAACATTTTAAAACTTGATTTTCTTTATCAATATTTGTTTAAGAAAATTTGAAACCTAAAGATGATAATTTAGTATTTGTAAAAGTTAGATAAAAACGTGGAATACATAAATTGGTAGCACTTGCAATATAATATTGGCCCTGTTAAAACTTCGACCTGTATAGTTTATATAGACAGTTTAAGATAGTAGTTGACAGTATTAAACCGGCATATGTATTTCCAAAAAAAACAAGCCAATAGAAGGAAAgacaatataaatattttatatcatGTTCTCTTAGCTTCCAGGTTCAACTCAAACAGAAAGAAGGTCAAGGCTGATGGATTAACGACTAAAATATTAATCAACTAAGAATTTTAGGGGAATGCGAGGTATGGAAGGTGAATAAGACAAAGATAAAAATTTGGAGAGAGTAGGGACATTGAGGATAACTGTACATACAGTGATGGTAACATGTGATCCTTCCGCCACAGGGATATCAGTCCTGTCTGCAACCTCTAGCTAGGAGACAAGCAGCCAAGCAAAGCAATCCACATCAAAGTTCAAACCAATGCCAACTAATCatgaaagaataaaaaatcaGAGTAGAAAGAACGATATGTTACCAAATGTAAGGCATTCCTCGTGGCCAAAGTAGTGTAGACATTGCCATAAATAGTGGTGAGTCCGATGACCTCCACTTCAGGAGACCTCAGAGCCAGAAATATCGCCATGGCATCATCTGCATCATCCGATTGAATCACAAAGAACAAAGATAGACATCAAGTCATTCGAGCAACAGTTAAAGTAACAAAAACGAAAGATATTGTCGATTTATCTTGATTCTTAGGAAAAACCTGAGCATCAAATGGATTTACGTAAAAAAATTCCAATATTTGAACACATGATCTCTTGCTTAGATTTGCTAGAATGTTAACGTTGATGTGAACTGCGATTACGTCGAGAAGCCTAGAATTCGTTTGATACTCTCTATTCAGGCGAAGTCCTATTTGAGCTTTACTAGCTTTTCTATGAAATTTTCGAAAAATAAGAGAGAAAGGATACAGTATAACAACAGTAGAAACAGATTCAGAGCGACTATTTAGGGATCTAAAAAGATAAACAGATAAGATAATTTAAATTGCAAAAGATCAAATTCGAATCGAGTAATAGGTCATGATTACCAATGCCAGGATCAGTGTCTATGATGATCTTCTTCGGTTCTCCTGCTGCTGAAGCCATTGGCGTTTAGGAGTTTTCTTCTCTGATAGGTGGTAACCTCAGGCCGTGGAAGACTGAAATTAttgaaagggaaaggaaagaagAGATTAGGAAATTTGTGCTAAGCCTGAAACCATGGTAAAGTTGGGGGTAGTTGGGTTCCAATCCATAGTAACTTGTAGCCGTAGGCATTGATaatatgataaatatatttttgttttgtttttttccgCCAAATTCTCTGAACATTACTTGGATGGGAAATTAATTCCTATATTTTAATCTATTTTCAATATCAATCTCCAAAATTAGTAATTAGTTTTAGAAGGATAAACTACATTGTAGATCATTTAACTCTTATAAGTTTTGTACTGAAAAAATTGACATTTTAGGCactttcattaaaaataatttttattttgatcactCATAGATTATCAAATATTATTATACATTCATTTTAATTACACAACtttaataaatttacattttgatcactcattttatctttttaatttcttttattattttatttttagaattaattttaattttctcaaTAAAAGAAAACCATGGATTTTATAGAGAAaatcattttatcattttatctttttaactttttattttcctttttaaaattAACTTTAGTTGGATAACAATTTAACTTTAGTTTGTTTTCTTGGGCTTTTACAAGGAAAAAtcatattatcttttaatttttttctcctctttcagaattaattttgttttttagtaaatagaaaaatttaagtttttcaaGTAAAAtccttaatttttattgaaaaatctAGATTTTAAAAAGAATTGAGTCTGAAAACTTGAATTTTAAGCTCAAATAACTCGAATAAATATTGAGTTTAAGCTCaagttgaatttaaactcgagtTTAGAACTTTACTAATTAAGTAGTAGAGAAAAACATATGATAATGTATATAATAATCAATctagatttatttttttatttttttcgaaaAGTTTCTAAAGAAATTTGGTCATTGTGCATGTGTATACGACTATGGTTATCTGAAGTTTAGTATcttaatgtgtattgattatgaCTACGTATATGGAAGTTATTTATGAACTGGATTGGCATAAATATTGGTTTTATGAATATAGCATATGAAAGACGTTTCAAAGTGGAAGCCAATAAGCATTGCTTCACTAATATCACTAGttgaaaattcaatgctttaAAATCTTTTTATATTCTATAGTTATATTAAATCGAAATCAAACCTTAATTTGGTAATTCAGAtcacaatttatttttttcttaataaATTAATCCATGCGAGAAATTAAAACAAGAGGATCGAACCATTTTTTCTGATTCTTtttcaaatttaataaattttagttaattgtATATTTCATTATAGTTCTATGATTCGGAATATCATTTCCTATTTTATCCATTTGAATTCCATATTTGAAGTCTAAAAGAGTTGCAGATGGATCAGTGGGTTCACCAATCATTAAAGATTTTAGAACAGCTAAGCCCACGTTACAAGTAATAGTATCGAGAATTACTactagaaaaatatataaaagatcaTTGGGCTATGCGAATTCCTCATAATAATTGTGACTCATACTTTTAGCTAATTTGGCTCTTAATACAGGATTGTTCAAGTTAGGCTTTTTTATTATTAGGATAGGTGAATTTTTCTAGATCCATCATCCAAAGAACCGAACATGATAATTTTTCACCATCCGGCTCAAACAAAAGTCAATTGAATAAAATGGatactaattaatttttaatagaaataattaattttttctttaatttattatataggaactaatttacttattttttgggAAGAGAGGACAAAATGCGATCCAACTCCTAATATAAGTACCTCAATGATACTTTTACCACcttaaatttgattaaattatttcttaatttattgcttGGCTCAACAAAATCcatctttattatattttaaaaaaggaAAATGCCAAAAATAATGGATAATTGTCGACTACCAAAGAATAATGCATAATAACTTATTTagcattttaatttaaaaaaatagctttctattttattttttattttattattattgaatttacaatttttgtcaaatcaccttaaaatgataaaaagtaaatatttttaaatttgtttacaTTGACAtatcaatatttaattatttttaaaatttaaaattcaaaaatttataaaagCTATTGTTAAaagtaaaattgttaaaattatttaaaatataaaattataaaattataaaatatttttaaattttagaaaatagtTAAATGCTGCTGTGTCATTTATGTGGTAATGCAGGTGTATGTATGTCAACAAAATAATAAATGctaattttttatctattttagaatgatttgacaaaaatataaatttaaatactcAAATAAATTTTCTTGTAAAGTTGGAGGAGTAAAAAAGTTATTATGCcgaaaaagaataataataaaacagaTAAAATGTTTATGTTCAAAGAAAAGCAACAACTTGACACGTGTCATTTCACAGGAATTTGACTCGGCGGAGCCACCGGgggtagaaaaaaaaagaaagaaaaagctcTTTCGTTCTTTGTAATATTGGCGTAGGCAAAATAAATCCATTACGCTTCAAAGATTGAAATTAACCGATCTAACCACTTTCATttgattaattattaatttatttattttctcgaTATACGGTCAATGGTGAAGGAGAAGGGGGAGGAGGAGGATCAAGTGACCGGACGGTGGAAGAGCTGAAAGGATGTCATCAACGGGAGACCTAGACCTTCAAATCGAGCAGCTGATGAAGTGTAAGCCACTGTCGGAGGAGGAGGTGAAGGCGTTATGCGAGCAGGCACGAGCGGTACTGGTTGAGGAATTGAACGTGCAGCCGGTGAACTGTCCAGTAACGGTATGTGGTGATATTCACGGTCAGTTTTATGATCTGGTAGAGCTGTTCCGGATAGGAGGTAATGTGCCTGATACCAATTATCTCTTCATGGGAGATTATGTAGGTCAGTTCGCTTCtttctttatttaattctctcttcttcttttttctgatACTTTTTTCTGATTATTTGAAATTCAATGTGATTTTAATATAGGAGCAAGGCGGTTTTTcatttattcttctttttctgtTATATTTTTGTGAATAATATTTGGTGAATATGTTTTGATCTCTGTTGTAATTTGTTAGATTTAATCATATTCATTCTTTATGTAAATTTTTGTGGATTAATTAATGGAGTTTTTTTATAAAAAGATATGTAGGCACGGATCTTTCCTAGCTTTGCTAAAAAAAAAGTATGAGGCATTGGTTATATTCAATTCCTCATATGTTGATAGATTGGTGGATTGTTATATTGAAATTGTATCAAATCCAGTGGTTCTATGTTCTATCTTCATGCTACTGAGTTTGCAGCAAATTTTTTGTTTGGTATCCTCATTGGATGCTCCAACTGCTGAAAATTCGGGGTGGGAATGGTCTTTATGCTTAACGAGCTTCCTCTAAACTGTGGACGACTGTGCTATTTTAGTTCCTTACCTTTAAGGGTGAGAAGTTATATTTCCTCAAATCTGTGATGCCAAAATTCGTGGTGGGGCTAAGTTAGGACATTTTCCAGTCATTGTCAAGGGATGTTGCTATAAATACGAAATATTAGCCATTATGTGTTTcagttattatatgaattaaattgTGACAGCTTAGTCAAAGCTCTGAGATGGTTGAGGGTATGAAATGTGGGTAGAAATCAGTTCATTTTATAGTGCTTCCGATAATTCGAATAATACTGCAGTTATTTgcaaattttttaatttgaatgGACTAGGATGTTGTTTTAACCTTTGCTTCATTTGTGCAGATCGTGGGTACTACTCAGTTGAAACTGCCACACTTTTAGTGGCTCTGAAGGTCCGCTATAGAGATAGAATCACAATTCTCAGAGGAAATCATGAAAGCCGGCAGATAACACAAGTGTAAGATCTTTTCACCTATATTGCCTCCTTTCTATTAGTGATATTATAGCATATACACTAACAAAGAAAACAGCATTTAAGCTCTCCTGGAAGGGTGAAAAGgtgaattatataaaaaaaaatgacCCAGTGGTTAAGTTACAAGATTAGAAATGTGTTACAGAACTTAACCATTGGTGAAAAACTTAGCTACCAAGTAAGGCCTTCAGTCTTACTTTTGAATACAAGTTGATCACTACATAGCTTATTTGACCTTTGTTGAGTTGAGTGACTTAAAAGGTTCTATGCATTATGAAGAGCAATCTAATACTAAACACTGATGAGGTGATCCATTCTTTCTAATAAAATCTCAAGTTCTTTTTCCTGTTTTATTTAAATGGGTTCAGTCTTTATGTTACCCATTTCTCCTACTTTTTGAATTGATACTTCTTTCattaaaaggaagaaaaaaaatcctTGCTTTCTGTTTGTTACATATAAAATCTCCATTTTGGAAGTAGTTGTGAAATTTGTTTGTTAAAGGCCGTAGATAATATTCTACCTGCCCGTGGGGAAAAATGACAGATATTCTCCACAAATTACAAACAGTTATCTTTCCATAGGATTTAAGCAGTTTGGTTggaaagaagaaaataaattCGCCTTTGAAATTATCTAATAGTGCTACTGGGTGGATACCTGTACAGTAATCTCTGACATGTTTGATTTTTGTCATTCGTGAAATAgtttatttaaattctaaattgcTCAACTGATTTCGATATATTGGTAAAATGAGCAAGTGTAGTTGATAATTCTTCTTTGAGTTATTTCTTATATTTGACAGAGTGGCTAATGATATTTTAAGATTTCCGTGGAAGGATTTAACATCAAACCCTTGATACGAGTTCCTTCATGCATGGTAAAGGGGGTTCTTgttttgatttataaaatttgtcatgcAAAGAATCAGCATCCTTACTATTAATCATCATTATTGGCAATACACAATGTTTCGATGATATACTCTCAATTTTGTCTGGCATGAACATAACATGCAAGGAACATGTTTTTAATAATTGTTAGCGTGAGGCCAACCACCTTGCAGTTGTGTTGTCAAACCTACTCTCTCCCAGTTTCTCTTTTTAATATGCTTTTCACTTTTTCAGTGCTGCTTAAATGTCCCTCATCCTGCCATACCCTTTTCTTTCCCGGTTCACTTTTCTCTATAGTTCTTGCTTTCTTTGTTTTCTAGTTTAAGAAAAATTACAACATTACAAATTGGATGCTTCCTGAATGTTTATTTAACCAATTTGTGGATTTTGCACAATCACATTTATAACTCTTGTTGAGTATTGTACTTATGCGAAAAGACAATATTTTTATGTTTCATACTCAATTTCATTCCTGATGTCTAGTACTACAAGATAAACTTGATTTACATGAATTTCAGTTGAGATAATACAGATTAGGATGATTGTCCAACTTTCTTAATGTTAAAGTAACTCTAACTAGAGATAAGGATGTCAAAATTGACATTTTCCAGTAGTTACAAACATAATGCGACTAATGAATAGTGAAATCATATTGGCATTTAATTTAAAGTAGGAATTTTAGAAATCATGGGAGTTGGTTTATTGGTGTTTAGAACTTTTTCACATTGTACGGGCTGCCAAATTATTGCTTTTCTAAAGGTTTCATTTTCCCTCCTTATTAGGTATGGTTTTTATGATGAATGCTTGAGAAAATATGGAAATGCCAATGTGTGGAAGTATTTTACGGACCTCTTTGATTATTTACCACTCACAGCCCTTATAGAGAGTCAGGTTTCACTTTAACCTTGGCATCCTATTTAAGTTATTATCATGACAACTGATAAACACCATAGAATTTTTTTCATGGCAGATCTTTTGTTTACATGGAGGGCTTTCACCATCTTTGGACACATTAGACAATATTCGAGCATTGGACCGAGTACAAGAGGTATCTTTATAAGTGATTCTCTCAATTTTTCTTACTCATCTTGATCCATGTTCAAGTGGAGTACTGGTAATTTACAATATGCTTTGAATCTTACAAAACCGACCAAAGTATGAAGACTTGTTAGATTATGAATGATAGGATAGTTGAGAAAATGGCCTACGATTCAGAtctcaatattaaaatttatgagTGCTATTCATGTCTAGGGTGCAACGGAACCTCAGATCTTTGAtgcattattttgaaattttatgttcATTCATTTTTTGTTGTTTTCGTTTCTGTAATATGGTATATATTCTGCGGGTATATTCGTGGTAGGTTCCTCAT contains these protein-coding regions:
- the LOC108457937 gene encoding probable uridine nucleosidase 2 isoform X2, which codes for MASAAGEPKKIIIDTDPGIDDAMAIFLALRSPEVEVIGLTTIYGNVYTTLATRNALHLLEVADRTDIPVAEGSHVTITKGTKLRVADFVHGADGLGNQNFPPPEGKPIDMSATDFLVEQANLYPGKVTVVALGPLTNIALAIQQDPSFVKNIGQIVLLGGAFAVNGNVNPAAEANIFGDPDAADIVFTSGADVLAVGINVTHQVVLTGVYLHDPTAMLAAINPSLITYVEGAVRVQTNGITRGLTLLYNKQKRFAEITEWSNQPSVKVAVTVDAPAVLKLVMKRLME
- the LOC108457937 gene encoding probable uridine nucleosidase 2 isoform X1, encoding MASAAGEPKKIIIDTDPGIDDAMAIFLALRSPEVEVIGLTTIYGNVYTTLATRNALHLLEVADRTDIPVAEGSHVTITKGTKLRVADFVHGADGLGNQNFPPPEGKPIDMSATDFLVEQANLYPGKVTVVALGPLTNIALAIQQDPSFVKNIGQIVLLGGAFAVNGNVNPAAEANIFGDPDAADIVFTSGADVLAVGINVTHQVVLTDSDRETLASSNGKFAQYLLKILEVYFNYHHDAYSTKGVYLHDPTAMLAAINPSLITYVEGAVRVQTNGITRGLTLLYNKQKRFAEITEWSNQPSVKVAVTVDAPAVLKLVMKRLME
- the LOC108457937 gene encoding probable uridine nucleosidase 2 isoform X3; this translates as MMVNHECHSTFGFWAHINKGTKLRVADFVHGADGLGNQNFPPPEGKPIDMSATDFLVEQANLYPGKVTVVALGPLTNIALAIQQDPSFVKNIGQIVLLGGAFAVNGNVNPAAEANIFGDPDAADIVFTSGADVLAVGINVTHQVVLTDSDRETLASSNGKFAQYLLKILEVYFNYHHDAYSTKGVYLHDPTAMLAAINPSLITYVEGAVRVQTNGITRGLTLLYNKQKRFAEITEWSNQPSVKVAVTVDAPAVLKLVMKRLME
- the LOC108460688 gene encoding serine/threonine-protein phosphatase PP2A-2 catalytic subunit-like; translation: MSSTGDLDLQIEQLMKCKPLSEEEVKALCEQARAVLVEELNVQPVNCPVTVCGDIHGQFYDLVELFRIGGNVPDTNYLFMGDYVDRGYYSVETATLLVALKVRYRDRITILRGNHESRQITQVYGFYDECLRKYGNANVWKYFTDLFDYLPLTALIESQIFCLHGGLSPSLDTLDNIRALDRVQEVPHDGPMCDLLWSDPDDRCGWGVSPRGAGYTFGQDIAAQFNRTNGLTLISRAHQLVMEGYNWCQDKNVVTVFSAPNYCYRCGNMAAILEIGENMDQNFLQFDPAPRQVDPDSMSKTPDYFL